One genomic region from Uloborus diversus isolate 005 chromosome 2, Udiv.v.3.1, whole genome shotgun sequence encodes:
- the LOC129217560 gene encoding uncharacterized protein LOC129217560, protein MILAIAILFCSCVTLQASDYPSYYISEYPVPRSAEEFLQEGYGDKYGEDYDQDNLKKFRKYQKNYGDKYEEDYDQSNLRKLQKSQEKYGAGKYNDEQDEYLRDLARKQAHKSGAEASLKLKGGEKGHESNAYDRGSYEKEKKYGYEKAYGYEKEVKNHDKKAVSSSFAKDYNHNEKKANYKEEEAAFKDRELKNKKRKSGSQSEAAKDFLLDLNEKVNRGKKYISKYGNENNDQQKIGFVQQPVRIYKSFKRPVYVKSYEPEDRSGYNKNRYFPGLGLQGYGMEYEFNPYRSNYLDEFLSADQGMKVPLINPYGQYQGYYSKSS, encoded by the exons ATGATTTTG GCAATAGCTATCCTTTTTTGTAGTTGCGTCACTTTGCAAGCAAGTGACTACCCATCATACTACATCAGTGAATATCCAGTACCACGAAGTGCTGAGGAGTTCCTTCAAGAGGGCTACGGAGACAAATACGGAGAAGATTACGACCAGGATAATCTGAAGAAATTTCGGAAGTATCAGAAAAATTATGGAGACAAATATGAGGAAGATTACGACCAGAGTAATCTGAGGAAATTGCAGAAATCTCAGGAAAAATACGGCGCTGGTAAGTACAACGACGAACAAGACGAGTATCTTCGAGATCTGGCCCGAAAACAAGCACACAAAAGTGGAGCCGAGGCTTCCCTGAAACTAAAAGGTGGGGAAAAGGGTCATGAGAGCAACGCCTATGATCGTGGATCGTACGAGAAAGAGAAGAAATATGGATACGAAAAGGCCTACGGTTatgaaaaagaagttaaaaaccACGACAAGAAGGCTGTTTCTTCAAGTTTTGCAAAGGATTATAACCACAACGAAAAGAAAGCCAACTACAAAGAAGAAGAAGCTGCTTTTAAAGACCGTGAGTTAAAGAACAAGAAACGAAAATCTGGATCCCAATCTGAAGCTGCCAAAGATTTTCTACTAGATCTGAACGAGAAAGTAAACCGTGGgaagaaatatatttccaaatacGGTAATGAGAATAACGACCAGCAAAAAATTGGATTCGTCCAACAGCCCGTTCGTATATACAAATCTTTCAAACGTCCCGTTTACGTGAAGAGTTACGAACCTGAAGATCGAAGTGGTTACAACAAAAACCGATACTTCCCAGGACTTGGACTTCAGGGTTATGGCATGGAATACGAATTCAATCCTTACCGTAGCAACTATTTAGATGAATTTCTTTCTGCTGATCAAGGGATGAAAGTGCCTTTAATCAACCCCTATGGACAGTATCAAGGTTATTATTCAAAATCAAGTTAA